One region of Drosophila kikkawai strain 14028-0561.14 chromosome 2R, DkikHiC1v2, whole genome shotgun sequence genomic DNA includes:
- the ACC gene encoding acetyl-CoA carboxylase isoform X2, with the protein MEKNSSSVIAATATTTTTTTKPNPLEAGAETSATKAPSAIKAGDKRYTKVGGIKKVKFSSESLKSEVEELCEQLKDNVLTDLNTDNIRITCHQNNNNNLCSKNNNSFDINISKMSETNEATSNETATQNAEGERPSFLVGDEIDEKAAEAGEACDEFPQKMQSDIRQNGDISERRKRLRPSMSRGTGLGQDRHQDRDFHIATTEEFVKRFGGTRVINRVLIANNGIAAVKCMRSIRRWSYEMFKNERAVRFVVMVTPEDLKANAEYIKMADHYVPVPGGSNNNNYANVELIVDIALRTQVQAVWAGWGHASENPKLPELLNKEGLVFLGPPERAMWALGDKVASSIVAQTAEIPTLPWSGSDLKAQYSGKKIKISSELFARGCVTNVEQGLAAVNKIGFPVMIKASEGGGGKGIRRVDTAEEFPALFRQVQAEVPGSPIFVMKLARGARHLEVQLLADQYGNAISLFGRDCSIQRRHQKIIEEAPAIVAQPEVFEDMEKAAVRLAKMVGYVSAGTVEYLYDPEGRYFFLELNPRLQVEHPCTEMVADVNLPACQLQIGMGIPLYRLKDIRLLYGESPWGSSVIDFENPPNKPRPSGHVIAARITSENPDEGFKPSSGTVQELNFRSSKNVWGYFSVAASGGLHEFADSQFGHCFSWGENRQQARENLVIALKELSIRGDFRTTVEYLITLLETNRFLDNSIDTAWLDALIAERVQSEKPDILLGVMCGSLHIADRQITESFSSFQTSLEKGQIQAANTLTNVVDVELINDGIRYKVQAAKSGANSYFLLMNSSFKEIEVHRLSDGGLLISFEGASYTTYMKEEVDRYRIVIGNQTCVFEKENDPSLLRSPSAGKLINLIVEDGAHVAKGQAYAEIEVMKMVMTLTSQEAGTVTFVRRPGAVLDAGSLLGHLELDDPSLVTKAQPCKGQFPQPENAPVPEKLNRVHNTYKSILENTLAGYCLPEPFNAQRLRDIIERFMQSLRDPSLPLLELQEVIASISGRIPISVEKKIRKLMTLYERNITSVLAQFPSQQIASVIDSHAATLQKRSDRDVFFLTTQSIVQLVQRYRNGIRGRMKAAVHELLRQYYDVESQFQHGHYDKCVGLVREHNKDDMQTVVNTIFSHSQVAKKNLLVTLLIDHLWANEPGLTDELANTLSELTSLNRAEHSRVALRSRQVLIAAHQPAYELRHNQMESIFLSAVDMYGHDFHPENLQRLILSETSIFDILHDFFYHSNRAVCNAALEVYVRRAYTSYELTCLQHLELSGGLPLVHFQFLLPTAHPNRLFSRMSSPEGLDHAAAETLGSSFVRTGAIAAFDSFEHFEMYSDEILDLLEDFVSPAMVNAKVLEAVEAADSISDSRHSTSINVSLSDPVTRANAAEEAKSTEPIHIVSVAVRETGEMDDLQMAQIFGNYCQEHNEELFQRRIRRITFAALKKRQFPKFFTYRARDKFTEDRIYRHLEPASAFHLELNRMKTYDLEALPTANQKMHLYLGKAKVSKGQEVTDYRFFIRSIIRHSDLITKEASFEYLQNEGERVLLEAMDELEVAFSHPHAKRTDCNHIFLNFVPTVIMDPAKIEESVTKMIMRYGPRLWKLRVLQAELKMVIRQSPQSPTQAVRLCIANDSGYFLDISMYTEQTEPETGIIKFKAYGEKQGSLHGHPISTPYMTKDFLQQKRFQAQSNGTTYVYDVPDMFRQMTERHWKEFSKARPTVDIRIPDKILIECKELVLEGDSLVEMQRLPGENNCGMVAWRIVLATPEYPNGREIIVIANDLTYLIGSFGIKEDVLFAKASQLARERKVPRIYISVNSGARIGLAEEVKAMFKIAWEDPEEPDKGFKYLYLTTEDYAQVANLNSVRAILIEDEGEQRYKITDIIGKDDGLGVENLRYAGLIAGETSQAYEEIVTIAMVTCRTIGIGSYVVRLGQRVIQIDNSHIILTGYAALNKLLGRKVYASNNQLGGTQIMFNNGVTHKTEAIDLDGVYTILDWLSYIPAYIGCDLPIILPSDRIDRPVDFMPTKSPYDPRWMLGGRVNPSNANDWENGFFDRDSWSEIMAPWAKTVVTGRARLGGVPVGVIAVETRTVEVEMPADPANLDSEAKTLQQAGQVWYPDSSYKTAQAIKDFGREELPLIVFANWRGFSGGMKDMYEQIVKFGAYIVDGLREYKKPVLIYLPPNAELRGGAWAVLDSLINPRYMETYADPEARGGVLEPEGIVEIKYKEKDLVKTIHRLDATTIALKKEFDEAVASGDKVKSAQVDEKIKARLAMLMHVYHTVAVHFADLHDTPERMLEKECISEIVPWRDSRRWLYWRLRRLLLEDAYIKKILRAQDNLSVGQAKQMLRRWLVEEKGATESYVWDKNEEMVAWYEEQSNAESIVSRNVNSVRRDAIISTISKMLEDCPDVALDAVVGLCQGLTPVNRGVVVRTLAQMQLNEETSSSSNNQG; encoded by the exons ACGAGAAGGCTGCCGAGGCGGGTGAGGCCTGCGACGAGTTCCCCCAGAAAATGCAGAGCGACATTCGGCAGAATGGCGATATTTCGGAGCGACGCAAGCGATTGAG ACCGAGCATGTCCCGGGGCACTGGCCTGGGCCAGGATCGCCATCAGGATCGTGACTTTCACATCGCCACCACCGAGGAGTTTGTGAAGCGCTTCGGCGGCACCCGGGTAATCAATCGTGTCCTGATTGCCAACAATGGCATTGCGGCGGTCAAGTGCATGCGATCCATCCGACGTTGGTCCTACGAGATGTTCAAGAACGAACGAGCCGTGCGCTTTGTGGTGATGGTCACGCCCGAGGATCTGAAGGCCAATGCCGAGTACATCAAGATGGCCGATCATTATGTGCCCGTGCCTGGAGGttctaacaacaacaactatgcCAACGTTGAGCTCATTGTGGATATTGCACTCCGCACTCAAGTGCAG GCCGTCTGGGCTGGCTGGGGTCATGCTTCCGAGAACCCCAAACTGCCGGAGCTGCTGAACAAGGAGGGTTTGGTGTTCCTTGGCCCGCCGGAGCGTGCCATGTGGGCGCTTGGCGACAAGGTGGCCTCTTCGATTGTGGCCCAAACCGCCGAAATACCCACGCTGCCCTGGTCCGGTTCAGATCTGAAGGCTCAGTACAGCGGCAAGAAGATCAAAATATCCAGCGAGCTCTTCGCCCGCGGCTGTGTGACGAATGTGGAGCAAGGCCTGGCAGCTGTCAACAAGATTG GCTTTCCGGTGATGATCAAGGCCTCTGAGGGCGGTGGCGGCAAGGGAATTCGTCGTGTGGACACCGCCGAGGAGTTCCCCGCCCTGTTCCGGCAAGTCcaggcggaggtgcccggctcacCCATCTTCGTGATGAAGCTGGCCCGGGGAGCCCGGCACTTGGAGGTGCAGCTGCTGGCGGATCAGTATGGCAATGCCATCAGCTTGTTCGGTCGTGACTGCTCCATCCAGCGTCGCCATCAAAAGATTATCGAGGAAGCCCCCGCCATTGTGGCCCAGCCGGAGGTGTTCGAGGACATGGAGAAGGCTGCAGTGCGTCTGGCCAAGATGGTGGGCTACGTGAGCGCCGGCACGGTGGAGTATCTGTACGATCCCGAGGGTCGTTACTTCTTCCTCGAGCTGAATCCCCGTCTTCAGGTGGAGCATCCTTGCACGGAGATGGTGGCTGATGTGAATCTACCCGCCTGCCAGCTGCAGATTGGTATGGGTATTCCCCTCTATCGTCTCAAGGACATCCGACTCCTGTACGGAGAGTCTCCATGGGGCTCATCTGTGATCGACTTTGAGAATCCGCCAAACAAGCCGCGTCCGTCTGGCCATGTAATCGCCGCCCGCATCACCTCCGAGAATCCTGATGAGGGCTTCAAGCCCAGCTCGGGCACCGTTCAGGAGCTGAACTTCCGTTCCAGCAAGAACGTCTGGGGCTACTTCAGTGTGGCCGCCAGCGGAGGGCTGCACGAATTCGCGGACTCTCAGTTCGGACATTGCTTCTCCTGGGGCGAGAATCGCCAGCAGGCTCGCGAGAACCTTGTGATTGCGCTGAAGGAGCTGTCCATTCGTGGCGACTTCCGTACCACAGTTGAGTACCTGATCACCCTGCTGGAGACGAATCGGTTCCTGGACAACAGCATCGACACCGCCTGGCTGGACGCCTTGATAGCCGAACGTGTGCAGTCCGAGAAGCCGGACATCCTGCTGGGCGTTATGTGCGGATCCCTGCACATCGCCGATCGCCAGATAACCGAGAGCTTCTCTAGCTTCCAGACCTCGCTGGAGAAGGGACAGATCCAGGCGGCCAACACCCTGACGAACGTAGTGGACGTAGAACTGATCAACGATGGCATTCGCTACAAGGTCCAGGCGGCCAAGAGCGGTGCCAACTCGTACTTCCTGCTGATGAACAGCTCGTTCAAGGAGATCGAGGTGCACCGCCTTTCGGACGGCGGCCTGCTCATCTCCTTCGAGGGTGCCTCCTATACCACGTACATGAAGGAGGAGGTAGATCGCTACCGCATCGTCATTGGCAACCAGACGTGCGTGTTCGAGAAGGAGAACGATCCATCGCTGCTGCGCAGTCCCTCTGCCGGCAAGCTCATCAATCTCATTGTGGAGGATGGTGCCCATGTGGCCAAGGGCCAGGCCTACGCCGAAATCGAGGTGATGAAAATGGTGATGACTCTGACCTCGCAGGAGGCGGGCACGGTGACGTTTGTGCGCCGGCCTGGAGCTGTTTTGGATGCCGGATCCCTGCTGGGCCACTTGGAGCTGGACGATCCCTCGCTGGTGACCAAGGCGCAGCCCTGCAAGGGTCAATTCCCCCAGCCGGAGAATGCACCTGTTCCCGAGAAGCTAAACCGCGTGCACAACACCTACAAGAGCATCCTGGAGAACACCCTGGCTGGCTATTGCCTGCCGGAACCCTTCAATGCCCAGCGGCTGAGGGACATCATAGAGCGGTTCATGCAGAGCCTGCGGGATccgtcgctgccgctgctggagCTGCAGGAGGTGATTGCCTCCATTTCGGGACGCATTCCCATCTCCGTGGAGAAGAAGATCCGGAAGCTGATGACCCTGTACGAGCGGAACATAACCAGTGTGCTGGCCCAGTTCCCGTCGCAGCAAATAGCCAGCGTGATTGACAGCCACGCGGCCACGCTGCAGAAACGCTCGGACCGGGATGTCTTCTTCCTGACCACCCAGAGCATTGTCCAGCTGGTCCAGCGGTACCGCAACGGCATTCGCGGTAGGATGAAGGCCGCCGTGCACGAGCTGCTGCGCCAGTACTACGACGTGGAGTCGCAGTTCCAGCACGGACACTACGACAAGTGCGTGGGATTGGTGCGGGAGCACAACAAGGACGACATGCAGACGGTGGTCAACACCATATTCTCGCACTCGCAGGTGGCCAAGAAGAACCTGCTGGTTACGCTGCTCATCGATCATCTGTGGGCCAACGAACCGGGTCTGACGGACGAGCTGGCAAACACGCTGAGCGAGCTGACCTCCCTGAACCGAGCCGAGCACTCTAGGGTGGCGTTGCGATCCCGCCAGGTTCTGATCGCCGCCCACCAGCCGGCCTATGAGCTGAGGCATAATCAAATGGAGTCGATCTTCCTGTCGGCCGTGGACATGTACGGCCATGACTTCCACCCGGAGAACCTGCAGCGTCTGATCCTGTCGGAGACGTCGATCTTTGACATCCTGCACGACTTCTTCTACCACTCCAACAGGGCTGTATGCAATGCCGCTCTAGAGGTCTATGTGAGGAGAGCCTACACCTCCTACGAGCTGACCTGCCTGCAGCATCTGGAGCTCTCTGGTGGCCTGCCGCTGGTGCACTTCCAGTTCCTGCTACCCACCGCCCATCCCAACAGGCTCTTCTCACGCATGTCTTCGCCGGAGGGCCTGGATCATGCGGCAGCCGAGACTCTGGGCAGCTCGTTCGTGCGCACTGGTGCCATCGCTGCCTTCGACTCCTTTGAGCACTTTGAGATGTACTCGGATGAGATTCTGGATCTGCTGGAGGACTTTGTGTCTCCGGCCATGGTCAATGCCAAGGTCCTAGAGGCTGTGGAGGCGGCTGACTCCATCTCGGACAGCCGGCACAGCACCTCGATTAATGTGTCGCTGTCGGATCCCGTGACCCGGGCCAATGCTGCCGAGGAGGCCAAGTCCACGGAACCCATTCACATTGTGAGCGTGGCCGTGAGGGAAACGGGGGAGATGGATGACCTCCAGATGGCCCAGATCTTTGGCAACTACTGTCAGGAGCACAACGAGGAGCTCTTCCAGCGTCGCATCCGTAGGATTACCTTCGCTGCGTTGAAGAAACGCCAGTTCCCCAAGTTCTTTACATATCGTGCCCGGGACAAGTTCACGGAGGATCGTATCTATAGGCATCTGGAACCGGCATCAGCCTTCCATTTGGAACTGAATCGCATGAAGACGTACGACTTGGAGGCTCTGCCCACGGCCAACCAAAAGATGCACCTGTACCTGGGCAAGGCCAAGGTGTCCAAGGGCCAGGAGGTCACGGACTATCGCTTCTTTATCCGCTCGATTATCCGGCACTCGGACCTGATCACCAAGGAGGCCTCGTTCGAGTATCTGCAGAACGAGGGCGAGCGAGTCCTGTTGGAGGCTATGGATGAGCTGGAGGTGGCCTTCTCGCACCCGCACGCTAAGCGCACTGATTGCAACCACATTTTCCTGAACTTTGTACCCACCGTCATCATGGACCCGGCCAAGATTGAGGAGTCTGTGACCAAAATGATCATGCGCTATGGTCCGCGTCTATGGAAGCTGCGCGTGCTGCAGGCGGAGCTGAAGATGGTTATCCGTCAGTCGCCGCAGTCACCCACTCAGGCAGTGCGACTTTGCATTGCCAATGACTCGGGCTACTTCCTGGACATCTCCATGTACACGGAGCAGACGGAGCCGGAGACGGGCATT ATCAAGTTCAAGGCGTATGGAGAGAAGCAGGGATCCCTGCATGGCCACCCCATCTCCACGCCCTACATGACCAAAGACTTCCTGCAGCAGAAACGCTTCCAGGCGCAGTCCAATGGCACCACCTATGTGTACGATGTGCCCGACATGTTCCGCCAGATGACCGAGCGACACTGGAAGGAGTTCTCCAAGGCCCGACCCACAGTGGATATACGCATCCCAGACAAGATCCTGATCGAGTGCAAGGAACTGGTGCTCGAGGGTGACAGTCTGGTGGAGATGCAGCGGCTGCCGGGTGAAAACAAT TGCGGCATGGTAGCTTGGCGCATTGTTTTGGCCACTCCCGAGTATCCAAATGGTCGTGAGATCATTGTCATAGCCAATGACCTGACCTACCTGATTGGTTCCTTTGGCATCAAGGAGGACGTGCTCTTCGCCAAGGCCTCCCAGCTGGCTCGCGAACGTAAAGTTCCTAGG ATTTACATCTCCGTAAACAGTGGAGCTCGCATTGGTCTCGCGGAGGAGGTAAAGGCCATGTTCAAGATCGCCTGGGAGGATCCCGAGGAGCCAGACAAGGGCTTCAAGTACCTTTACCTGACCACCGAGGACTACGCCCAGGTGGCCAACCTGAACTCGGTGCGTGCCATTCTGATCGAGGACGAGGGAGAGCAGCGCTACAAGATTACCGATATCATAGGCAAGGATGATGGTCTTGGCGTGGAAAACTTGCGTTATGCAGGTCTCATTGCCGGAGAGACATCTCAGGCTTACGAGGAGATTGTCACCATTGCCATGGTGACTTGCCGGACCATCGGTATTGGCTCCTATGTCGTTCGGCTGGGCCAGCGTGTCATCCAGATTGACAACTCGCACATTATACTCACGGGTTATGCCGCGCTTAACAAG CTACTTGGACGCAAGGTATACGCCTCAAACAACCAACTGGGCGGCACCCAAATCATGTTCAACAACGGCGTCACCCACAAAACGGAGGCCATCGATCTGGACGGTGTCTACACCATCCTCGACTGGCTCTCGTACATCCCCGCCTACATTGGCTGCGACCTGCCCATCATTTTGCCTAGCGATCGCATCGATCGGCCCGTGGACTTCATGCCCACCAAGTCGCCGTACGATCCCCGGTGGATGCTAGGTGGCCGCGTCAATCCCTCGAATGCCAACGATTGGGAGAATGGCTTCTTTGATCGGGATTCGTGGAGCGAAATCATGGCGCCGTGGGCCAAGACAGTGGTCACCGGACGTGCCCGTCTCGGCGGTGTGCCCGTTGGTGTAATTGCTGTGGAAACGCGCACGGTGGAGGTGGAGATGCCCGCCGATCCTGCCAATCTCGATTCGGAGGCCAAGACCCTGCAGCAGGCGGGTCAGGTGTGGTATCCAGATTCCTCGTACAAAACGGCGCAGGCCATTAAGGACTTTGGACGGGAGGAGCTGCCGCTGATTGTGTTTGCCAACTGGAGAGGCTTCTCTGGCGGCATGAAGGACATGTACGAGCAGATCGTCAAGTTTGGTGCCTACATCGTCGACGGATTGCGGGAGTACAAGAAGCCGGTGCTGATCTACCTGCCGCCCAACGCAGAGCTGCGAGGTGGTGCCTGGGCTGTGCTGGACTCGCTGATCAACCCGCGCTACATGGAAACCTATGCCGATCCGGAGGCAAGAGGAGGAGTACTGGAGCCGGAGGGCATTGTGGAGATTAAGTACAAAGAGAAGGATCTGGTCAAGACGATACATCGCCTGGATGCCACCACCATTGCG CTTAAGAAGGAGTTCGATGAGGCAGTGGCTTCTGGCGACAAGGTCAAGTCCGCCCAGGTGGATGAGAAGATCAAGGCTCGACTGGCCATGCTGATGCATGTCTATCACACGGTGGCCGTTCACTTTGCCGACCTGCACGATACTCCCGAGCGGATGCTGGAGAAGGAGTGCATCAGCGAGATAGTGCCCTGGCGCGATTCCCGCCGCTGGCTCTACTGGCGCCTGCGACGCCTGCTGCTGGAGGATGCCTACATCAAGAAGATTCTGCGAGCCCAGGACAATCTGTCCGTTGGCCAGGCCAAGCAGATGCTGCGACGCTGGCTAGTGGAGGAGAAGGGAGCCACAGAG TCTTATGTGTGGGACAAGAACGAGGAAATGGTGGCCTGGTATGAGGAGCAGAGCAATGCCGAGTCTATTGTTTCCCGCAATGTAAACTCCGTGAGGCGAGATGCCATTATTTCCACCATTTCGAAAATGCTCGAG GACTGCCCCGACGTAGCGCTGGACGCTGTGGTTGGTCTCTGCCAGGGCCTGACGCCCGTCAACCGGGGCGTGGTCGTACGCACACTGGCGCAGATGCAGCTGAATGAGGAGACCTCCTCGTCCAGTAATAACCAGGGATGA